A genomic region of Stenotrophomonas sp. NA06056 contains the following coding sequences:
- a CDS encoding ScpA family protein — MTSELALDANTPTRPPAPQQQEMPLAVVHGQPVLQIPQDLYIPPDALEVILDAFEGPLDLLLYLIRRQNLDVLDIPVAEITRQYVEYITVMRELRFELAAEYLVMAAILAEVKSRMLLPRPPSVEGEEADPRAELVRRLQEYERFKQAAEDIDALPRQDRDTSVAHAFMPERAAVKLPPPVDLKEMLMALHDVLKRAELFTGHAIKREALSVRQRMGEVLGRLEDGRFYRFENLFTAEEGKLGVLVTFLAVLELAKEQLLDLVQEEPLAPIYVKSLAAGNTNAPLQFSSEFDDNDAANENE, encoded by the coding sequence ATGACTTCCGAACTCGCGCTCGACGCGAACACGCCAACCCGGCCGCCCGCCCCCCAGCAGCAGGAAATGCCGCTGGCCGTGGTGCATGGGCAACCGGTCCTGCAGATTCCGCAGGACCTGTACATCCCGCCGGACGCGCTGGAAGTCATCCTGGACGCCTTCGAAGGCCCGCTGGACCTGCTGCTGTACCTGATCCGCCGGCAGAACCTGGACGTACTGGACATTCCCGTCGCCGAGATCACCCGGCAGTACGTGGAATACATCACCGTGATGCGCGAGCTGCGCTTCGAGCTTGCCGCCGAGTACCTGGTGATGGCGGCGATCCTGGCGGAAGTGAAGTCGCGCATGCTGCTGCCCCGCCCGCCCAGCGTGGAGGGCGAGGAAGCCGACCCGCGTGCGGAGCTGGTGCGACGGCTGCAGGAGTACGAACGCTTCAAGCAGGCCGCCGAGGATATCGACGCCCTGCCCCGGCAGGACCGTGACACCAGTGTGGCGCATGCCTTCATGCCCGAACGCGCTGCAGTGAAGCTGCCGCCGCCGGTGGACCTGAAGGAAATGCTGATGGCACTGCACGACGTGCTCAAGCGCGCCGAGCTGTTCACCGGCCATGCGATCAAGCGCGAGGCGCTGAGTGTCCGGCAACGCATGGGCGAAGTGCTGGGACGGCTTGAAGACGGCAGGTTCTATCGTTTTGAAAACCTGTTCACCGCCGAAGAAGGCAAGCTGGGCGTGCTGGTCACGTTCCTGGCCGTGCTGGAACTGGCCAAGGAACAGCTGCTGGACCTCGTGCAGGAAGAACCGCTGGCGCCGATCTACGTGAAGTCCCTGGCTGCCGGCAATACCAATGCCCCGCTGCAGTTCAGCAGCGAATTCGACGACAACGACGCCGCCAATGAAAACGAGTGA
- a CDS encoding YciI family protein, with product MWYVIEGYDGQDVLAQRLQARPEHLARLTALRDEGRLLLAGPCPAIDSEDPGPAGFSGSVVIASFDSLQQAQAWADADPYVAAGVYERVQVRPFRKVLP from the coding sequence GTGTGGTACGTGATTGAAGGATATGACGGCCAGGATGTACTGGCCCAGCGGCTGCAGGCGCGGCCTGAGCACCTGGCGCGGCTGACCGCGTTGCGCGATGAAGGCCGCCTGCTGCTGGCCGGGCCGTGTCCGGCGATCGACAGTGAAGACCCGGGCCCGGCGGGGTTCAGTGGCTCGGTGGTGATTGCCAGCTTCGACTCGTTGCAGCAGGCCCAGGCCTGGGCCGATGCCGATCCGTATGTCGCCGCGGGTGTCTATGAGCGGGTGCAGGTGCGTCCGTTCCGCAAGGTGCTGCCGTGA
- a CDS encoding BolA family protein translates to MNAKRIEQIRDALQQSLAPSVLEIEDDSHRHAGHAGARDGRGHFNVHVVSERFAGMAPLARHRAVYAALGTLMETDIHALSIRAHTPSEKG, encoded by the coding sequence GTGAACGCGAAACGGATCGAGCAGATTCGTGATGCGCTGCAGCAATCGCTGGCCCCCAGCGTGCTTGAGATCGAAGACGACAGCCATCGCCATGCAGGCCACGCCGGAGCACGCGATGGTCGTGGCCATTTCAACGTGCACGTGGTCAGCGAGCGCTTCGCGGGAATGGCCCCGCTGGCGCGTCATCGCGCGGTCTACGCGGCGCTGGGCACGCTGATGGAAACCGACATCCACGCATTGTCCATCCGCGCACACACCCCGTCAGAGAAGGGCTGA
- a CDS encoding LacI family DNA-binding transcriptional regulator, translating into MNKAAITIKDVAREAKVSVATVSRALNGHENVAEPVRQLVLEVAARLRYTPHAAARSLSSRRTNTVGVVLPDLYGEFFSELMRGIDNVARSRRQHLLVSSYHGDQEQQGAALRAMRGRVDGLLVLSPYAESPGFLTDNLPQALPTVLINTYLPEQDHPVLSIDDHAGAMAMTRHLLDAGHRRIAFISGPDLNFDARERLRGFRDALAAFGGGAEGIELPGDFDEASGHRAGQELLAAGTLPDAVFAANDMMALGCLYAFAQAGVHVPSDVALAGFDDIPLARFVHPSLTTMQVSIAELGDRAMSRLLQLMDGTSTEGAGDKQTLVPRLIVRDSTTPPSGH; encoded by the coding sequence GTGAACAAAGCAGCCATAACAATCAAAGACGTCGCCCGTGAAGCCAAGGTCTCTGTGGCCACGGTTTCGCGTGCGCTCAATGGGCATGAGAATGTTGCCGAACCGGTCCGCCAGCTGGTGCTGGAGGTGGCCGCACGGCTGCGTTATACCCCGCATGCCGCCGCCCGCAGCCTGAGCAGCCGCCGCACCAATACGGTGGGTGTGGTGCTTCCCGATCTGTACGGCGAGTTCTTTTCCGAGCTGATGCGTGGCATCGACAACGTCGCCCGCAGCCGGCGCCAGCACCTGCTGGTGTCGAGCTATCACGGCGACCAGGAGCAGCAGGGCGCCGCCCTGCGGGCCATGCGCGGTCGGGTCGACGGTCTGCTGGTGCTCTCGCCCTATGCAGAGAGCCCGGGATTCCTGACCGACAACCTGCCGCAGGCATTGCCGACGGTACTCATCAACACCTACCTGCCTGAGCAGGACCACCCGGTGTTGAGCATCGATGACCATGCCGGGGCGATGGCGATGACCCGCCACCTGCTCGACGCCGGCCATCGGCGCATTGCATTCATTTCTGGCCCGGACCTCAACTTCGACGCGCGTGAGCGCCTGCGCGGCTTCCGTGATGCGCTGGCGGCTTTTGGCGGTGGCGCCGAGGGGATCGAGTTGCCCGGTGATTTCGACGAAGCTTCCGGCCATCGCGCCGGTCAGGAGTTGCTGGCAGCCGGCACGCTGCCCGATGCCGTATTCGCCGCCAACGACATGATGGCCCTCGGTTGCCTGTATGCCTTCGCGCAGGCAGGTGTCCATGTGCCCTCCGACGTCGCCCTGGCCGGTTTCGATGACATTCCGCTTGCGCGTTTCGTCCACCCGTCGCTGACCACCATGCAGGTCAGCATCGCCGAACTGGGCGATCGGGCGATGTCGCGCTTGTTGCAGTTGATGGACGGCACCTCCACGGAAGGGGCAGGGGACAAACAGACCCTGGTCCCGCGCCTGATTGTTCGCGATTCCACCACTCCGCCATCCGGCCATTGA
- a CDS encoding TonB-dependent receptor, translating to MMHSTIRMPARRLLSTALVSCLMLAAAPNVMAQSANASLRGQVSGAQAGAEVTATNVATGTVRRGTVRADGSYSLMGLDPGTYDVVANGQTQKVTVTVASTSTLNFAGAAAGGTGTTAATNLDTVNVVAPTLLQEVRTSEVGKTVSLQQIQTTPQVSRNFLEFADAVPGLIFTRDAKGNTSLRGGATNADGTNVYIDGVGQKSYVKGGGVAGQSGSAGNPFPQLAIGEYKVISGNYKAEYGQVSSAAVTAATKSGTNEFKGEAFYRYTDEDMRAKTPAERQGGKDKMVSAEKEYGFALGGPIIQDKAHFFVTYEAKRFDLPVTIAPDGAVTGAAGLLPAVGAAGLGPASQPFQQDLIFGKIDFEPTDNDRIELTFQDRDETQSQFSGQTSPEAGREVVNTDRRYALRWNHSGERYYNEMMVTHEDSFNNPTPLTLANGITYTAPDGTEDRTVVKIGGASALDSQVKGQKGWSIEDNLTLDGIQWAGDHTIKMGVKYKAIDLYASDAAQINPTFTYSLGDPDFPDSIPYKAQFVKPVTGVSGVSGEVRSKSKQYGVFIQDDWQVNDHLQLNIGLRWDYEKTPSYLDFVTPQQVVDAIYSQDPRGPAGQTYADSLALGGLDISDYISNGHNRKAFKDAWQPRLGFSYDINADEQHVIHGGAGRSYDRDLFDNLQLETTKLALPQPTIYFRNPATGTCINGQAACYDWNPNLLNGIGNLQSLVGATSNAGLEVDLLNNKLKAPYSDQFSLGMSNQIGDWLTDATIARTLSYDGFAFTLGNRYPTGQFFDDPRLCGGTDPGLSQAWSCNVPGFGSLIIGQQGIKTRATQILLSAQKPFTQESGWGTSIAYTWTTARHNRDINEKYAFDRGLIGDYPTIRSNGAPRHRLVVTGSYAGFWGITFGGKITLATPTAVNDWYPVPQASGYNLPTPQAAVPNANGKFLVGGKIFGYRSVDLQATKTFKMPGDTELYARIDIINVFNFDNFSTYNYVKTNGKLQASYNETGEIIGTPRQVKAEVGFRF from the coding sequence ATGATGCATTCCACGATCCGCATGCCGGCGCGCCGGCTGCTGAGCACCGCCCTGGTCAGCTGCCTGATGCTGGCCGCCGCTCCCAACGTCATGGCGCAGTCGGCCAACGCCAGCCTGCGCGGCCAGGTGTCCGGCGCGCAGGCCGGTGCCGAAGTCACCGCCACCAACGTCGCCACCGGCACCGTGCGTCGCGGCACCGTGCGCGCCGATGGCAGCTATTCGCTGATGGGCCTGGACCCGGGTACCTATGACGTGGTGGCCAACGGCCAGACCCAGAAGGTCACCGTCACCGTCGCCTCGACCTCGACGCTGAACTTCGCTGGCGCCGCCGCCGGCGGCACCGGTACGACCGCCGCCACCAACCTGGACACCGTCAACGTCGTTGCGCCGACCCTGCTGCAGGAAGTGCGTACCTCTGAAGTTGGCAAGACCGTCAGCCTGCAGCAGATCCAGACCACCCCGCAGGTGTCGCGCAACTTCCTGGAGTTCGCCGACGCGGTGCCGGGCCTGATCTTCACCCGCGATGCGAAGGGCAACACTTCGCTGCGCGGCGGCGCCACCAATGCCGACGGCACCAACGTCTACATCGACGGCGTGGGCCAGAAGAGCTACGTCAAGGGCGGCGGTGTGGCCGGCCAGTCCGGCAGCGCCGGCAACCCGTTCCCGCAGCTGGCCATCGGCGAGTACAAGGTCATCAGCGGCAACTACAAGGCCGAGTACGGCCAGGTGTCGAGCGCTGCAGTGACCGCGGCCACCAAGTCCGGTACCAATGAATTCAAGGGTGAGGCGTTCTACCGCTACACCGACGAGGACATGCGCGCCAAGACCCCGGCCGAGCGCCAGGGCGGCAAGGACAAGATGGTCTCGGCCGAGAAGGAATACGGCTTCGCGCTGGGTGGCCCGATCATCCAGGACAAGGCGCACTTCTTCGTGACCTATGAAGCCAAGCGCTTCGACCTGCCGGTCACCATCGCGCCGGACGGCGCGGTCACCGGTGCTGCTGGCTTGTTGCCGGCCGTGGGCGCCGCCGGCCTGGGCCCGGCCAGCCAGCCGTTCCAGCAGGATCTGATCTTCGGCAAGATCGACTTCGAACCGACCGACAACGATCGCATCGAGCTGACCTTCCAGGACCGCGATGAAACCCAGTCGCAGTTCAGTGGCCAGACCTCGCCGGAAGCCGGCCGTGAAGTGGTCAACACCGACCGTCGTTACGCCCTGCGCTGGAACCACAGCGGCGAGCGTTACTACAACGAAATGATGGTCACCCATGAAGATTCGTTCAACAACCCGACGCCGCTGACCCTGGCCAATGGCATCACCTATACCGCACCGGACGGCACCGAAGACCGCACCGTGGTCAAGATCGGTGGCGCATCGGCACTGGATTCGCAGGTGAAGGGCCAGAAGGGCTGGTCGATCGAAGACAACCTGACCCTGGACGGCATCCAGTGGGCCGGCGACCACACCATCAAGATGGGCGTGAAGTACAAGGCGATCGACCTGTACGCATCTGATGCGGCGCAGATCAATCCGACCTTCACCTACAGCCTGGGCGATCCGGACTTCCCGGACTCCATTCCGTACAAGGCGCAGTTCGTCAAGCCGGTGACCGGCGTGTCGGGCGTGTCCGGCGAGGTGCGTTCGAAGTCCAAGCAGTACGGCGTGTTCATCCAGGACGACTGGCAGGTCAACGACCATCTGCAGCTGAACATCGGCCTGCGTTGGGACTACGAGAAGACCCCGTCCTATCTGGATTTCGTGACCCCGCAGCAGGTGGTCGACGCGATCTACTCGCAGGATCCGCGCGGCCCCGCCGGCCAGACCTACGCCGATTCGCTGGCGCTGGGCGGTCTGGACATCAGCGACTACATCAGCAACGGCCACAACCGCAAGGCGTTCAAGGATGCCTGGCAGCCGCGCCTGGGCTTCTCGTATGACATCAACGCCGATGAGCAGCACGTGATCCACGGTGGTGCCGGCCGTTCCTACGACCGCGACCTGTTCGACAACCTGCAGCTGGAAACCACCAAGCTGGCCCTGCCGCAGCCGACGATCTACTTCCGCAACCCGGCCACCGGCACCTGCATCAACGGCCAGGCCGCCTGCTATGACTGGAACCCGAACCTGCTCAACGGTATCGGCAACCTGCAGTCGCTGGTCGGTGCGACCAGCAATGCGGGCCTGGAAGTCGATCTGCTCAACAACAAGCTGAAGGCTCCGTACTCGGATCAGTTCAGCCTGGGCATGAGCAACCAGATCGGTGACTGGCTGACCGACGCCACCATCGCGCGCACGCTGAGCTACGACGGCTTCGCCTTCACCCTGGGCAACCGCTACCCGACCGGCCAGTTCTTCGATGACCCGCGCCTGTGCGGCGGCACCGACCCGGGCCTGAGCCAGGCCTGGAGCTGCAACGTGCCGGGCTTCGGCAGCCTGATCATCGGCCAGCAGGGCATCAAGACCCGCGCTACCCAGATCCTGCTGTCGGCGCAGAAGCCGTTCACCCAGGAAAGCGGCTGGGGCACCTCGATCGCCTACACCTGGACGACCGCGCGCCACAACCGCGACATCAACGAGAAGTACGCCTTTGACCGCGGCCTGATCGGCGATTACCCGACCATCCGCTCCAACGGCGCGCCGCGCCACCGCCTGGTGGTGACCGGTTCGTACGCGGGCTTCTGGGGCATCACCTTCGGCGGCAAGATCACCCTGGCCACGCCGACCGCCGTCAACGACTGGTACCCGGTGCCGCAGGCCAGTGGCTACAACCTGCCGACCCCGCAGGCGGCCGTGCCCAACGCCAATGGCAAGTTCCTGGTGGGTGGCAAGATCTTCGGCTACCGTTCGGTCGACCTGCAGGCGACGAAGACGTTCAAGATGCCGGGCGATACCGAGCTGTACGCGCGTATCGACATCATCAACGTGTTCAACTTCGACAACTTCTCCACCTACAACTACGTCAAGACCAACGGCAAGCTGCAGGCCAGCTACAACGAGACCGGCGAGATCATCGGTACGCCGCGCCAGGTCAAGGCCGAAGTGGGCTTCCGCTTCTAA
- a CDS encoding glucoamylase family protein: MQARHLMTAAAMTLAIAACKPAQQEPAKPRPPVILIEADAPPRPMKPELPPLFDDLERRTFQFFWDTTNEINGLTPDRYPSRPFASIASVGFALTAYPIGIENGWVSRNQAIDRTLTTLKFFRDVPMGPQRTGKAGYKGFYYHFLDMQQGRRYDSWVELSSVDTALLMMGVLFAQSYYDGDDPREKEIRQIADTLYKQVDWPWLQQRAPLISMGWFPENGFIDHDWMGYNEAMMVYILALGSPSHPVSPDAWTVWTRTYDNDWGVYQGQEYLSFGPLFGHQYSHVWIDFRDIQDAYMRERGSTYFLNSRSAALAQREYAIANPMNWKEYGENVWGLTASDGPQNTTQEYRGEQRQFRHYSSRGAGLRENFDDGTIAPTAAISSVVFAPEEVIPATLEMHKRYGDYIYSSYGFLDSFNPSFNYDIPIKTGRVVPDRGWVASDYIAIDQGPILTMIANYRNDFVWDVMKKNPYIRKGLERAGFSGGWLAPEGEFQPLELQKDEKAAAARAVGIAESRAAAAQEQKNNANRNTGQGK; this comes from the coding sequence ATGCAGGCACGCCATCTGATGACCGCCGCTGCGATGACCCTGGCCATCGCCGCCTGCAAACCGGCCCAGCAGGAGCCTGCCAAGCCGCGTCCGCCGGTGATCCTGATCGAGGCCGACGCACCGCCACGGCCGATGAAGCCCGAGCTGCCGCCGCTGTTCGATGACCTCGAACGCCGCACTTTCCAGTTCTTCTGGGATACCACCAACGAGATCAACGGCCTTACTCCGGACCGTTACCCGTCGCGGCCGTTTGCCAGCATCGCCTCGGTCGGCTTCGCCCTGACCGCCTATCCGATCGGCATCGAGAACGGCTGGGTCAGCCGCAACCAGGCGATCGACCGCACCCTGACCACCCTGAAGTTCTTCCGCGACGTGCCGATGGGCCCGCAGCGCACCGGCAAGGCCGGTTACAAGGGTTTCTATTACCACTTCCTGGACATGCAGCAGGGCCGCCGCTACGACAGCTGGGTGGAACTGTCCTCGGTGGATACCGCGTTGCTGATGATGGGCGTTCTGTTCGCACAGTCGTACTACGACGGCGACGATCCGCGCGAGAAGGAAATCCGGCAGATCGCCGACACCCTGTACAAGCAGGTCGACTGGCCGTGGCTGCAGCAGCGTGCGCCGCTGATCTCGATGGGCTGGTTCCCCGAGAACGGCTTCATCGACCATGACTGGATGGGCTACAACGAGGCGATGATGGTCTACATCCTTGCCCTGGGTTCGCCCAGCCATCCGGTGAGCCCGGATGCGTGGACGGTATGGACGCGGACCTACGACAACGACTGGGGTGTCTACCAGGGCCAGGAATACCTGTCCTTCGGCCCGTTGTTCGGCCACCAGTACAGCCACGTCTGGATCGATTTCCGCGACATCCAGGATGCGTACATGCGCGAGCGTGGCAGCACCTACTTCCTCAACAGCCGCTCAGCCGCGCTGGCCCAGCGTGAGTACGCCATCGCCAATCCGATGAACTGGAAGGAGTACGGCGAGAACGTATGGGGCCTGACCGCCAGTGATGGTCCGCAGAACACCACCCAGGAATACCGCGGCGAGCAGCGCCAGTTCCGCCATTACTCTTCGCGTGGCGCAGGCCTGCGCGAGAATTTCGATGACGGCACGATCGCGCCAACCGCCGCGATCTCCTCGGTCGTGTTCGCGCCCGAGGAAGTGATCCCGGCCACGCTGGAGATGCACAAGCGCTACGGCGACTACATCTACTCCAGCTATGGCTTCCTGGATTCGTTCAATCCCAGTTTCAACTACGACATCCCGATCAAGACCGGGCGCGTCGTGCCGGATCGCGGCTGGGTTGCCAGCGACTACATCGCGATCGACCAAGGGCCGATCCTGACCATGATCGCCAACTACCGCAACGACTTCGTCTGGGATGTGATGAAGAAGAATCCGTACATCCGCAAGGGCCTGGAACGGGCGGGCTTCAGTGGCGGCTGGCTGGCGCCGGAAGGTGAGTTCCAGCCGCTGGAGCTGCAGAAGGATGAAAAGGCCGCAGCAGCACGTGCGGTCGGTATCGCCGAATCACGTGCGGCTGCCGCGCAGGAACAGAAAAACAATGCCAACCGCAACACCGGTCAGGGGAAGTAA
- a CDS encoding sugar ABC transporter substrate-binding protein — MHDWKHRLRRWALPALAALVMVGCARPEQGTTTVRFWAMGREAEVVSELIHEFEAENPGIKVDVQNIPWTAAHEKLLTAFAADGLPDVCQLGNTWVPEFAELNALTPLQPFVQRSTVVDPKDYFQGIWDTNVIHDELVGVPWYVDTRLIYYRKDLLAKAGFDHPPRTWAEWDQQMAAIKKMQGPNRYAVLMPINEFEQQLSLALQQPDPLLRDDDTRGNFSSPGFRRTLGFYANMFEQGWAPKMSETQISNVWDEFFRGFNVFYISGPWNIREFKKLQPKELEGQWGTAALPGPEGPGAGIAGGTSLVIFRKSQQKEASWKLIEFLSRPEIQARFHSIIGDLPPRRSTWNAPSLANDPLAAAFRDQLERVKPTPKVLEWERIVQEMRIVTEQVVRGGLPQDKAVAELDQRVDKVLAKRRWMHEQQRLQRSAPAPGSTSAVAAGSPQ; from the coding sequence GTGCACGACTGGAAACACCGCCTGCGACGCTGGGCATTGCCTGCACTGGCCGCGCTGGTCATGGTTGGCTGCGCTCGCCCCGAGCAGGGCACCACTACCGTGCGATTCTGGGCGATGGGCCGCGAGGCCGAAGTGGTCAGCGAACTGATCCATGAATTCGAAGCGGAGAACCCCGGCATCAAGGTCGATGTGCAGAACATCCCCTGGACCGCCGCGCACGAGAAGCTGCTGACTGCGTTCGCCGCCGATGGTCTGCCCGACGTGTGCCAGCTCGGCAACACGTGGGTGCCCGAGTTCGCGGAACTCAACGCGCTGACCCCGTTGCAGCCGTTCGTGCAGCGCTCGACCGTGGTCGATCCGAAGGACTATTTCCAGGGCATCTGGGATACCAACGTGATCCACGACGAGCTGGTTGGCGTGCCGTGGTACGTCGATACCCGCCTGATCTATTACCGCAAGGACCTGCTGGCCAAGGCCGGCTTCGACCACCCGCCGCGCACCTGGGCCGAGTGGGACCAGCAGATGGCCGCGATCAAGAAGATGCAGGGCCCGAACCGCTATGCGGTGCTGATGCCGATCAACGAATTCGAGCAGCAGCTGTCGTTGGCCCTGCAGCAACCGGATCCGTTGCTGCGCGACGATGACACCCGTGGCAATTTCTCCAGCCCCGGTTTCCGCCGCACGCTTGGTTTCTACGCCAACATGTTCGAGCAGGGCTGGGCGCCGAAGATGTCCGAGACGCAGATCTCCAACGTCTGGGATGAATTCTTCCGCGGCTTCAATGTGTTCTACATCTCCGGCCCTTGGAACATCCGCGAGTTCAAGAAGCTGCAGCCGAAGGAACTGGAAGGGCAGTGGGGCACCGCCGCGCTGCCGGGTCCGGAGGGTCCGGGCGCGGGCATCGCTGGTGGCACCAGCCTGGTGATCTTCCGCAAGTCACAGCAGAAGGAGGCGTCGTGGAAGCTGATCGAGTTCCTGTCGCGCCCGGAAATCCAGGCGCGCTTCCATTCGATCATCGGTGACCTGCCGCCGCGCCGCAGCACCTGGAACGCGCCGTCGCTGGCCAACGATCCGCTTGCCGCCGCGTTCCGCGACCAGCTGGAGCGGGTCAAGCCGACCCCGAAGGTGCTCGAATGGGAGCGCATCGTGCAGGAAATGCGCATCGTCACCGAACAGGTGGTGCGCGGTGGCCTGCCGCAGGACAAGGCCGTGGCCGAGCTGGACCAGCGCGTGGACAAGGTGCTGGCCAAGCGCCGTTGGATGCATGAACAACAACGCCTGCAGCGCAGCGCACCCGCCCCGGGTTCGACCAGTGCAGTCGCGGCCGGGAGCCCGCAATGA
- a CDS encoding sugar ABC transporter permease: MKRTSLAGWIFAGPSLIVLGVFFGLPVASALALSVTDFDLYALADSSNLRFVGLGNYIDLLQTPMFWKSLWNTTYFVVIGVPLSIGVSLGAAMLLNAPAARFKALFRTALFAPVVTTLVAVAVIWRYLFHTSYGLVNYGLGHLGISPIDWLGDPNWAMPTIMLFAVWKNFGYNMVIFLAGLQAIPHDLYEAARIDGASRWKQFLHITLPMLGPVLLVVGVITVSGYFQLFAEPYVMTRGDPLQSTVSVLYFMFEEGFKWWNLGRASAVAFLLFLIILAVTTVMLRFGRKRQLV, from the coding sequence ATGAAACGTACTTCGCTTGCCGGCTGGATCTTTGCCGGTCCCTCGCTGATCGTGCTCGGCGTGTTCTTCGGCCTGCCGGTGGCCTCGGCGCTGGCGCTGAGCGTGACCGACTTCGACCTGTATGCGCTGGCTGACAGCAGCAACCTGCGCTTCGTGGGGCTTGGCAACTACATCGACCTGCTGCAGACCCCGATGTTCTGGAAGTCGCTGTGGAACACCACGTACTTCGTGGTGATCGGCGTGCCATTGTCGATCGGCGTGTCGCTGGGCGCGGCGATGCTGCTCAATGCCCCGGCCGCGCGCTTCAAGGCGTTGTTCCGCACCGCGCTGTTCGCCCCGGTGGTGACCACGCTGGTGGCGGTGGCGGTGATCTGGCGCTACCTGTTCCACACCAGCTACGGCCTGGTGAACTATGGCCTGGGCCACCTCGGCATCAGCCCGATCGACTGGCTGGGCGACCCCAACTGGGCGATGCCGACCATCATGCTGTTCGCGGTGTGGAAGAACTTCGGCTACAACATGGTGATCTTCCTGGCTGGCCTGCAGGCGATCCCGCATGACCTGTACGAGGCGGCGCGCATCGACGGTGCTTCGCGCTGGAAGCAGTTCCTGCACATCACCCTGCCGATGCTCGGCCCGGTGCTGCTGGTGGTCGGGGTGATTACGGTGTCCGGCTATTTCCAGCTGTTCGCAGAGCCTTACGTGATGACCCGCGGCGACCCACTGCAGAGCACCGTCAGCGTGCTGTATTTCATGTTCGAGGAAGGCTTCAAGTGGTGGAACCTGGGACGCGCCTCGGCTGTGGCGTTCCTGCTGTTCCTGATCATCCTGGCGGTGACCACCGTGATGCTGCGCTTTGGCCGCAAGAGGCAGTTGGTATGA
- a CDS encoding carbohydrate ABC transporter permease translates to MSREIGQSRWHPWMINGALLVLALVSLAPLLWMLSVSFMPQGEATHFPPPLLPSSITTHNYTELFARTGMGGNFANSLLVSLAITLGSLLLNTMAGYAFAKLNFVGRERLFQVLMAALVIPAQVAMLPLFLLMKQLGLVNSFGGVIVPALASVFGIFLVRQYARSIPDELLEAARIDGAGELRIFFQIVLPMLKPVLVTLAIFTFMGAWNDFMWPLIVLTDQEHYTLPVALATLSREHIMDVEMMMAGAVVTVVPVLALFLVLQRYYIQGLLLGSVKG, encoded by the coding sequence ATGAGTCGTGAAATCGGCCAGTCACGCTGGCACCCATGGATGATCAACGGTGCGTTGCTGGTGCTGGCCCTGGTCAGCCTGGCACCGTTGCTGTGGATGCTCTCGGTCTCGTTCATGCCGCAGGGTGAGGCGACTCATTTTCCGCCGCCGCTGCTGCCGTCCAGCATCACCACGCACAACTACACGGAGCTGTTCGCGCGTACCGGCATGGGCGGCAACTTCGCCAACAGCCTGCTGGTCTCGCTGGCGATCACCCTTGGTTCGCTGCTGCTCAACACGATGGCCGGGTACGCGTTCGCCAAGCTCAATTTCGTCGGTCGTGAGCGCCTGTTCCAGGTGCTGATGGCCGCGCTGGTGATCCCGGCGCAGGTGGCGATGCTGCCGCTGTTCCTGCTGATGAAGCAGCTGGGCCTGGTCAACAGCTTCGGCGGTGTGATCGTGCCGGCGCTGGCCAGCGTGTTCGGCATCTTCCTGGTGCGGCAGTACGCCCGCTCCATTCCCGATGAGCTGCTGGAAGCGGCGCGCATCGACGGGGCAGGGGAGCTGCGGATCTTCTTCCAGATCGTGCTGCCGATGCTGAAACCGGTGCTGGTGACGCTGGCGATCTTCACCTTCATGGGCGCCTGGAATGATTTCATGTGGCCCCTGATCGTGTTGACCGACCAGGAGCACTACACTTTGCCGGTGGCCCTGGCCACCCTCTCGCGCGAACACATCATGGACGTGGAAATGATGATGGCCGGCGCAGTGGTCACCGTGGTTCCGGTGCTGGCGCTGTTCCTTGTGCTGCAGCGGTACTACATCCAAGGATTGTTGCTGGGGAGCGTGAAGGGATGA